The following proteins come from a genomic window of Vidua chalybeata isolate OUT-0048 chromosome 2, bVidCha1 merged haplotype, whole genome shotgun sequence:
- the OMP gene encoding olfactory marker protein, whose translation MAAEAGMLELPFTCDEQLTRRMRLRFQSLQQRNMRPQDGEKLLRPNEHIYRVDFIQQHKLRFLRWNVRLERPGKVTVTGTSQHWTPDLTHLMNRQLLEPVGIFWKKLGAEEVECNEADAQEFGERIAELAQIRKVMYFLLTFTGGLEPAQLKGSIVFKA comes from the coding sequence ATGGCAGCCGAGGCAGGGATGCTTGAGCTGCCCTTCACCTGCGATGAGCAGCTCACCCGGCGCATGCGGCTGCGATTCCAGAGCCTGCAGCAAAGAAACATGAGGCCCCAGGATGGTGAGAAGTTGCTGCGTCCCAATGAGCACATCTACCGCGTGGATTTCATCCAGCAGCACAAACTGCGCTTCCTCCGCTGGAACGTGCGGCTGGAGAGACCTGGGAAGGTCACGGTGACTGGCACCTCCCAGCACTGGACTCCTGATCTCACCCACCTGATGAAccggcagctgctggagccggTGGGCATCTTCTGGAAGAAGTTAGGGGCCGAGGAGGTGGAGTGCAATGAGGCAGATGCCCAGGAATTTGGGGAGCGGATAGCAGAATTAGCCCAGATCCGCAAGGTGATGTATTTTCTCCTCACTTTCACTGGTGGCCTCGAACCAGCTCAGCTGAAAGGCTCCATCGTTTTTAAAGCCTGA